One genomic segment of Pleurocapsa minor HA4230-MV1 includes these proteins:
- a CDS encoding carbohydrate ABC transporter permease yields MAIRQKSAVKVIGTYLLLCAIAFLMLFPLLWLIGTAFKSPTEDIFAFPPQIFPSQPTWANFATVWETYPFAFYLYNSALVAFLAVGFNLLLCSLAAYPLARLDFKGREFIFALVLATIMIPFQIVMIPLYILAVNLGLRNTYLGIVLPNLTSAFGIFLLRQALKAVPLELEEAARIDGCSELGIWWNIMLPAIRPALFTLAIFVFIGSWSDFLWPLIVLDDPDYYTLPLAVANLADSFSLDWRLVAAGSVISIAPILLLFLFLQKYIVPTDVGSGVKG; encoded by the coding sequence ATGGCAATTAGGCAGAAGTCGGCAGTTAAGGTGATTGGAACATATTTATTGCTATGCGCGATCGCCTTTTTGATGTTGTTTCCGCTGTTGTGGTTGATTGGGACAGCGTTTAAATCCCCCACAGAAGATATTTTTGCTTTCCCTCCTCAGATATTTCCCAGTCAGCCTACTTGGGCTAATTTTGCGACGGTTTGGGAGACTTATCCTTTTGCTTTCTATCTGTACAATAGTGCGCTCGTGGCTTTTTTGGCAGTGGGCTTTAATTTGCTGTTATGCTCTTTGGCTGCCTATCCTTTGGCTCGTTTGGATTTTAAAGGACGGGAGTTTATTTTTGCTCTAGTCTTGGCAACAATTATGATTCCTTTTCAAATTGTGATGATTCCGCTCTATATTTTGGCGGTTAATTTGGGCTTGAGGAATACTTATTTAGGCATTGTCTTGCCCAATCTGACTTCGGCATTTGGTATTTTTTTGCTGCGACAGGCATTAAAAGCTGTTCCCCTAGAATTAGAAGAGGCTGCCCGCATTGATGGTTGCTCTGAGTTGGGTATTTGGTGGAATATTATGCTACCTGCCATTCGCCCAGCTTTATTTACCTTAGCAATCTTTGTTTTTATTGGTTCTTGGAGCGATTTCTTGTGGCCATTAATCGTGCTGGACGATCCTGATTACTACACCCTACCCTTAGCGGTAGCTAATTTAGCCGATTCTTTTTCTTTAGACTGGAGACTAGTAGCAGCAGGTTCAGTTATTTCCATCGCCCCAATTTTATTATTATTTTTATTCCTGCAAAAGTATATTGTGCCTACGGATGTGGGGAGTGGAGTAAAGGGGTAA
- a CDS encoding transcriptional regulator gives MQLLQQFPPRTINNEEELEATQAVIDKLLDRPLLSPEELDYLNVLGTLVYDYEQKGEPIPDIYGIELLKVLIAERQLRQKDLIPIFKTESIVSDILNGKRQLTLRHIQELGRFFNLSPAVFLPEEESLKAIA, from the coding sequence ATTCAATTACTACAGCAATTTCCACCTCGTACTATTAATAATGAAGAGGAGTTAGAAGCAACACAAGCGGTTATTGATAAGTTACTCGATCGCCCTTTATTAAGTCCTGAAGAATTAGATTATCTTAACGTATTAGGAACATTGGTTTATGACTACGAACAAAAAGGTGAACCTATTCCCGATATTTATGGTATCGAACTATTGAAAGTTTTGATTGCCGAAAGACAGTTACGCCAAAAAGACCTAATACCTATATTTAAAACAGAATCTATTGTCTCTGATATCTTAAATGGTAAACGACAATTGACACTTCGTCATATTCAAGAATTAGGGCGATTTTTTAATCTATCTCCTGCTGTGTTTTTACCTGAAGAAGAAAGCTTAAAAGCGATCGCTTAA
- a CDS encoding GIY-YIG nuclease family protein, translating into MSTNDSELQAQARRILDEIAFKPFEQCQPLSRGFKNIPPRPGIYAVRHKIDGLLYIGKTKSLRGRFSGGHKAFLWAWLDKYNDEDVRIAVELIAHWENPTLLLELEAIILRATEPPYNVQIPAQM; encoded by the coding sequence ATGTCGACAAATGATTCTGAACTGCAAGCCCAAGCAAGAAGAATTCTGGATGAGATCGCTTTTAAGCCCTTTGAGCAATGCCAACCGCTGAGCCGTGGGTTTAAGAATATCCCTCCTCGCCCTGGTATCTACGCAGTCAGACATAAGATTGATGGACTACTCTACATTGGTAAGACTAAAAGTTTGCGAGGACGTTTCAGTGGTGGCCATAAAGCTTTTTTGTGGGCGTGGCTCGATAAATATAATGACGAAGACGTGCGGATTGCAGTAGAACTTATTGCACACTGGGAAAATCCCACGCTACTATTGGAACTAGAAGCTATAATTCTCAGAGCAACTGAGCCACCTTACAACGTTCAAATTCCAGCCCAGATGTGA
- a CDS encoding TerD family protein → MTINLSKGERISLEKVAPGLVEIFIGLGWDINVTDTGGDFDIDASIFLLDSKDKLISDQHFIFYNNPKSPDPAQSIQQRGDNRTGAGEGDDEIVDVNLKTIPPEVVKMALTVTIHEAEKRHQNFGQVSNAFVRIVNCQNEQEIIRYDLTEDFSVETALIMAELYRKDGEWRMNAVGAGYEGGLQALVERYQ, encoded by the coding sequence ATGACCATCAATTTGAGCAAAGGGGAAAGAATTTCCCTCGAGAAAGTAGCCCCAGGACTAGTAGAGATTTTTATCGGCTTAGGCTGGGATATTAATGTTACCGATACTGGAGGAGATTTTGATATTGATGCGTCAATTTTTCTTTTGGACAGTAAAGATAAGTTAATTTCTGACCAGCATTTTATTTTTTACAATAATCCCAAAAGTCCAGATCCCGCACAATCAATTCAGCAACGGGGGGACAATCGCACTGGCGCAGGAGAAGGAGACGACGAAATCGTTGATGTTAATCTTAAAACCATACCTCCAGAAGTGGTGAAAATGGCTCTTACCGTTACCATTCATGAGGCGGAGAAGCGCCACCAGAATTTTGGTCAGGTGAGTAATGCTTTCGTCAGAATTGTCAACTGCCAAAATGAACAAGAAATCATTCGCTATGACCTAACAGAAGACTTTTCGGTAGAGACTGCGCTGATTATGGCAGAACTTTATCGCAAGGATGGTGAATGGCGCATGAATGCTGTCGGCGCGGGTTATGAAGGCGGACTACAGGCTTTGGTAGAACGATATCAGTAA
- a CDS encoding TerD family protein yields the protein MAVNLSKGQRISLEKVAPGISEVFVGLGWDTNITDTGQDIDIDASVFLLDSNEKLISDNHFIFYNNLASPDPDKSVEHLGDNRTGAGEGDDEVIKVNLKQVPPDVQRISMVVTIHEAEQRQQNFGQVQNAFVRVVNAQDKQEVVRYDLTEDFSIETALIMAELYRKDGEWRVNAVGAGYQGGLQALLDRYQ from the coding sequence ATGGCAGTTAATCTGAGTAAGGGACAGCGCATTTCTCTAGAGAAAGTCGCACCAGGAATTAGCGAAGTTTTTGTGGGGTTGGGTTGGGATACTAATATTACCGATACGGGGCAAGATATTGATATTGATGCTTCTGTATTTTTGTTAGATAGTAACGAGAAATTGATCTCTGACAATCACTTTATTTTTTATAACAATCTTGCTAGTCCCGATCCTGATAAATCCGTCGAGCATTTGGGGGATAATCGCACTGGCGCAGGAGAAGGAGACGACGAGGTAATTAAAGTCAATCTTAAGCAAGTGCCTCCAGACGTACAGAGGATTTCTATGGTGGTAACTATCCATGAAGCGGAACAACGTCAGCAAAATTTTGGACAGGTGCAGAATGCTTTTGTGCGGGTAGTTAACGCTCAAGATAAACAGGAAGTAGTCAGGTATGACCTGACAGAAGATTTTTCCATCGAAACGGCTTTGATTATGGCGGAACTCTATCGTAAGGATGGAGAATGGCGAGTTAATGCCGTTGGCGCAGGCTACCAAGGTGGATTACAGGCATTATTAGACCGTTATCAATGA
- a CDS encoding TerD family protein produces MAINLKKGQRISLTKEDPSLQQIMCGLGWDVAPKSGGFFGGNKQFDLDSSVLCLNADKKLLDVKNIIYFGNLRHSSGAIAHQGDNLTGAGEGDDEIINIDLPLIPPSIVYLLFAINIYKCNERRQDFGMVENAFVRLVNRNSNKELARYNLSGAEYQGMTGMILAEVYRHNDEWKMAAVGNGFKIATLADIAKIYT; encoded by the coding sequence ATGGCAATCAATTTAAAGAAAGGACAGCGTATTTCCCTCACCAAAGAAGATCCCAGTTTGCAGCAAATTATGTGTGGTTTGGGTTGGGACGTTGCGCCCAAGTCTGGGGGATTTTTCGGTGGTAATAAACAGTTCGATCTTGATTCTTCAGTTCTCTGTTTAAATGCTGATAAAAAATTACTCGATGTTAAAAATATAATTTATTTTGGTAATTTAAGACATAGTTCTGGGGCGATCGCTCACCAAGGAGATAACCTAACAGGTGCAGGAGAAGGAGATGACGAAATTATTAACATCGATCTGCCGTTAATTCCTCCCAGCATTGTTTATTTGCTTTTTGCCATTAATATCTATAAATGCAATGAGCGTCGTCAAGATTTTGGCATGGTCGAAAATGCCTTTGTCCGTCTAGTAAATCGCAATAGCAATAAGGAATTGGCTCGCTATAATCTCTCTGGTGCAGAATATCAAGGGATGACGGGGATGATTCTAGCTGAAGTTTACCGCCACAATGATGAATGGAAAATGGCAGCTGTTGGTAACGGATTTAAGATTGCTACCCTGGCAGATATCGCCAAAATTTATACTTAA
- the accD gene encoding acetyl-CoA carboxylase, carboxyltransferase subunit beta has protein sequence MSSLFDWFANIRKTEAPLPKQQEREIADGLWTKCNSCSSVAYTKDLEANQLVCPECDYHNAVGSSERIKQLIDANTWMPLDENIQPIDPLKFRDRKDYSARLLDYQTKTGLTDAVQTGTGLIDGLPLALGVMDFSFMGGSMGSVVGEKLCRLIEHATEEQFPVVVVCSSGGARMQEGLFSLMQMAKISGALHRHQTAKLLYIPVLTHPTMGGVTASFAMLGDVIIAEPKATIGFAGRRVIEQTLREKLPDGFQTSEYLLEHGFVDSIVPRTNLKKTLAQLISLHQPFYSLMSPIEEKNGHYSEVTKTV, from the coding sequence ATGTCTTCTTTATTTGATTGGTTCGCCAATATTAGAAAAACTGAAGCTCCTTTGCCAAAGCAACAGGAACGAGAAATTGCCGATGGATTATGGACTAAGTGTAACTCCTGTAGTTCGGTAGCCTACACTAAAGATCTTGAGGCTAATCAGCTAGTCTGTCCTGAATGCGATTATCATAATGCGGTAGGAAGCAGTGAAAGGATTAAGCAGCTAATTGATGCTAATACCTGGATGCCGCTGGATGAAAATATTCAACCGATAGATCCGCTTAAATTTCGCGATCGCAAAGATTATTCGGCTAGATTACTCGACTATCAGACCAAAACTGGTTTGACTGATGCGGTACAAACTGGAACAGGTTTGATTGATGGTTTACCCTTAGCCCTAGGAGTCATGGACTTCAGTTTTATGGGTGGCAGTATGGGATCGGTCGTCGGCGAAAAGCTTTGTCGTTTAATTGAACACGCGACAGAAGAACAGTTTCCCGTAGTAGTTGTCTGTTCTTCTGGTGGGGCGAGGATGCAAGAAGGTTTATTTAGCCTGATGCAAATGGCTAAAATTTCGGGGGCTTTGCACCGTCATCAAACCGCCAAACTACTCTATATTCCCGTGCTGACTCATCCGACTATGGGTGGAGTAACCGCTAGTTTTGCCATGCTAGGAGACGTGATTATTGCCGAACCTAAGGCAACTATTGGTTTTGCTGGCAGACGAGTCATTGAGCAAACTCTGAGGGAAAAACTACCCGATGGCTTTCAAACCTCTGAATATCTTTTAGAGCATGGTTTTGTCGATTCGATTGTGCCTCGCACTAATTTGAAGAAAACTTTGGCGCAATTAATTAGTCTGCATCAGCCCTTTTATTCATTAATGTCTCCCATTGAAGAAAAAAACGGTCATTATTCGGAAGTAACAAAGACTGTTTGA
- a CDS encoding 4a-hydroxytetrahydrobiopterin dehydratase has translation MVANLGLFPASATANATPLTQTEIDQKIKTIPQWQQSKQTITRTFEFKNFVEAIAFVDRLVEPAEAAKHHPDLAISYNKVTVSLSSHDAGGLTERDFAMAKTISNLAK, from the coding sequence ATGGTGGCTAATCTTGGCTTATTTCCAGCATCAGCAACCGCCAATGCTACGCCTTTAACTCAAACTGAAATTGACCAAAAGATTAAAACCATACCTCAATGGCAACAGTCAAAACAAACAATTACCCGTACTTTTGAGTTTAAAAACTTTGTTGAAGCGATCGCTTTTGTCGATCGATTAGTCGAGCCTGCCGAAGCAGCAAAACACCATCCTGATTTGGCTATTTCCTACAATAAAGTCACGGTTTCCCTCTCCTCTCACGATGCAGGAGGCTTAACGGAGCGAGATTTTGCTATGGCAAAGACTATCTCCAACCTTGCTAAGTGA
- a CDS encoding FecR domain-containing protein, with amino-acid sequence MQQFFGDWTPSKLRDRNQPYFNWVNKLLLSWFLATLVSTPAVADSVVKEAKIYKVRNQVDINYGQKLDWSQAELGDVIMPQDSVRTGANSRADLLFNEGTLVRTGAGTIFRFPPGKRSFELTSGAALIMIRPEQGQSTITTPEAKVVSQGTALFVQHNPKNSSSLVGVLTDSPAGLVKVQSTNGEVTIYLQAGQFVTIVEGVVGLVEHFVLPMFYETVELAAGLGLDPEAREKLLAKESPAVQQTIRAVQAEAIAPLQNQLNWLQGLCQVQVETENLDPLLQIIGLDASEIKANLAIAEQNPVVLPLRSLGGVNWLGKYCDNQIKRK; translated from the coding sequence ATGCAGCAGTTTTTTGGCGATTGGACTCCGTCCAAGCTTCGCGATCGCAATCAACCTTACTTTAACTGGGTAAACAAGCTGCTTTTGAGCTGGTTTCTAGCTACTCTTGTTAGTACTCCAGCTGTGGCTGATAGTGTGGTTAAAGAAGCCAAAATCTATAAAGTGCGTAATCAAGTAGACATCAACTATGGTCAAAAATTAGATTGGAGTCAAGCCGAACTTGGCGACGTAATTATGCCTCAAGATTCTGTGCGTACTGGTGCTAATTCTCGCGCAGATCTGCTATTTAATGAAGGAACTTTGGTCAGAACAGGTGCAGGCACTATCTTTCGCTTCCCTCCTGGTAAACGCAGCTTTGAATTAACCAGTGGTGCCGCCTTGATTATGATTCGTCCCGAACAAGGACAAAGCACGATTACTACCCCTGAAGCTAAAGTAGTTTCCCAAGGAACGGCTTTATTTGTGCAGCATAACCCCAAGAATAGCTCATCTCTAGTCGGGGTTCTGACAGATAGTCCTGCGGGTCTAGTTAAAGTACAAAGTACCAATGGCGAGGTGACGATTTATTTACAAGCAGGTCAGTTTGTAACAATTGTCGAAGGAGTTGTGGGACTTGTCGAACATTTTGTTTTGCCAATGTTTTATGAAACGGTGGAACTTGCAGCAGGCTTAGGTTTAGACCCAGAAGCAAGGGAAAAACTGCTAGCCAAAGAATCTCCAGCAGTACAGCAAACGATCAGAGCAGTCCAGGCTGAAGCGATCGCGCCATTGCAAAATCAACTAAACTGGCTTCAGGGTCTTTGTCAGGTTCAAGTGGAAACAGAAAACCTCGATCCTTTATTACAAATAATCGGACTTGATGCTTCAGAAATTAAGGCTAATTTAGCTATTGCCGAGCAAAATCCAGTGGTGTTGCCTTTGCGATCGCTTGGTGGAGTAAACTGGTTAGGAAAATATTGTGACAATCAGATTAAGCGTAAATAA